In one window of Prevotella fusca JCM 17724 DNA:
- a CDS encoding 4Fe-4S dicluster domain-containing protein has translation MSKMKGAIVVNTDRCKGCQLCVVACPKDVIALVQKKVNVHGYPYIEPARADDCIGCAACATVCPDGCITVYRKKVEV, from the coding sequence ATGAGCAAGATGAAAGGTGCCATTGTAGTAAACACAGATCGGTGCAAAGGATGCCAGTTGTGTGTCGTTGCATGTCCGAAAGATGTTATTGCATTGGTTCAAAAGAAGGTAAATGTCCACGGATACCCGTATATTGAGCCTGCACGAGCTGATGACTGTATCGGCTGTGCTGCTTGTGCAACGGTTTGTCCTGATGGCTGTATTACAGTCTATCGTAAGAAAGTGGAGGTATGA
- a CDS encoding tetratricopeptide repeat protein: protein MTAEEYLQQGNECRQKGDWQNALANYMEAIELDPNSPAVVAKEMLENILNFYNKDAYNP, encoded by the coding sequence ATGACAGCAGAAGAGTATCTCCAACAAGGTAACGAGTGCCGACAGAAAGGTGACTGGCAGAATGCCTTAGCTAATTATATGGAAGCAATCGAGTTGGATCCTAATTCTCCAGCAGTTGTGGCAAAAGAGATGCTGGAGAATATTCTCAACTTCTATAACAAGGATGCGTATAATCCTTAA
- the folD gene encoding bifunctional methylenetetrahydrofolate dehydrogenase/methenyltetrahydrofolate cyclohydrolase FolD, with amino-acid sequence MEYQLIDGKATATAIKQEIAEEVKAIVAAGGKQPHLAAVLVGHDGGSETYVKNKVIACEQCGFKSTLIRFEADVTEEELLACVDKLNKDEDVDGFIVQLPLPKHIDEQKIIMAVDYRKDVDGFHPINVGRMAIGLPCFISATPLGILTLLQHYHIETSGKKCVVLGRSNIVGKPMAQLMMQKQYGDSTVTVCHSRSKDLKKECQEADIIIAAIGRPDFVTADMVKPGAVVIDVGTTRVVDETRKSGFRLSGDVKFDEVAPLCSFITPVPGGVGPMTICSLMKNTLAAGKKEYYK; translated from the coding sequence ATGGAATATCAGTTGATAGACGGAAAGGCAACAGCTACTGCAATAAAGCAGGAGATTGCCGAAGAAGTGAAGGCTATTGTTGCCGCTGGTGGTAAACAACCTCATCTGGCTGCTGTGTTGGTGGGACATGATGGAGGCAGTGAAACCTATGTGAAGAATAAGGTAATTGCCTGCGAACAGTGTGGCTTCAAGTCTACGCTCATTCGTTTTGAAGCTGATGTGACAGAAGAAGAGCTTTTGGCTTGCGTGGATAAGCTGAACAAGGACGAGGATGTTGACGGCTTTATCGTTCAGCTTCCTTTGCCAAAGCATATCGACGAGCAGAAGATTATCATGGCTGTAGACTATCGCAAGGATGTGGATGGTTTCCATCCTATCAATGTGGGGCGTATGGCCATCGGTCTGCCTTGCTTCATCTCTGCAACGCCATTGGGTATTCTGACTTTGCTGCAACATTATCATATTGAGACATCGGGCAAGAAGTGCGTTGTCCTGGGTCGCAGCAACATTGTCGGTAAGCCTATGGCACAGCTGATGATGCAGAAGCAGTATGGTGATTCTACTGTTACGGTGTGTCACTCCCGTTCAAAGGATTTGAAGAAAGAATGCCAGGAAGCTGATATTATTATAGCAGCTATCGGTAGACCTGACTTTGTGACAGCTGATATGGTGAAACCAGGTGCTGTGGTAATTGACGTCGGTACGACACGTGTGGTTGATGAAACGCGCAAGAGTGGTTTCAGGCTGAGCGGTGATGTGAAGTTTGACGAAGTTGCTCCTCTCTGTTCTTTCATCACGCCTGTCCCAGGTGGTGTCGGTCCAATGACAATCTGTTCGCTGATGAAGAATACGCTTGCTGCAGGCAAGAAAGAATATTATAAGTAG
- the ffh gene encoding signal recognition particle protein: MFENLSDRLERSFKILKGEGKITEINVAETLKDVRRALLDADVNYKVAKSFTDTVKQKALGMNVLTAVKPGQLMVKIVHDELAELMGGEAVGLNLSSRPAIILMSGLQGSGKTTFSGKLANMLKTKEHKNPLLVACDVYRPAAIDQLKVVGGQVGVSVYSEPENKNVNEIADHALAEAKAKGHDVVIIDTAGRLAVDEEMMNEIESLKNHVHPDETLFVVDSMTGQDAVNTAKEFNDRLDFNGVVLTKLDGDTRGGAALSIRTVVTKPIKFIGTGEKMEAVDVFHPGRMADRILGMGDVVSLVERAQEQFDEEEAKRLQKKIQKNQFDFNDFYNQIQQIKKMGNLKDLASMIPGVGKAIRDVDIDDNAFKGIEAIIQSMTPKERTNPEVLNNSRRQRIAKGSGTNIQEVNRLIKQFDQTRKMMKMVTGSKMAGMMGRMKGMPGMPNMPKL; the protein is encoded by the coding sequence ATGTTTGAAAATTTAAGTGATCGTCTTGAACGCTCCTTTAAGATTCTCAAGGGAGAAGGAAAGATAACAGAGATAAATGTAGCAGAAACCCTGAAGGACGTGCGCAGAGCGCTTCTTGATGCCGATGTTAACTATAAAGTAGCTAAATCGTTTACAGATACTGTCAAGCAGAAAGCCTTAGGTATGAACGTGCTTACAGCCGTCAAGCCTGGGCAACTCATGGTCAAGATTGTACATGATGAGTTGGCTGAGTTGATGGGTGGTGAGGCTGTAGGTCTGAATTTGTCAAGTCGTCCTGCAATCATTCTGATGAGTGGTCTGCAGGGTTCTGGTAAGACTACATTCTCTGGCAAGCTGGCAAACATGCTCAAGACGAAGGAGCATAAGAATCCTTTGTTGGTTGCTTGTGACGTTTACCGTCCTGCAGCTATTGACCAGTTGAAGGTTGTAGGCGGTCAGGTAGGTGTGTCGGTCTATAGCGAGCCTGAGAACAAGAACGTAAATGAGATTGCCGACCATGCGCTTGCAGAGGCAAAGGCAAAGGGGCATGACGTTGTCATCATTGATACCGCTGGTCGTCTGGCAGTTGATGAGGAAATGATGAACGAGATTGAGAGTCTCAAAAATCACGTACATCCTGATGAGACGCTGTTTGTTGTTGATTCAATGACAGGTCAGGACGCAGTGAATACAGCCAAGGAGTTCAATGACCGTTTGGATTTCAACGGCGTTGTTCTCACCAAACTTGATGGCGATACCCGTGGTGGTGCGGCATTGTCAATCCGAACAGTGGTTACAAAGCCTATCAAGTTCATTGGTACGGGCGAGAAGATGGAGGCTGTCGATGTGTTCCATCCGGGTCGTATGGCTGACCGTATCTTGGGTATGGGTGACGTTGTCTCACTTGTTGAGCGTGCACAGGAGCAGTTCGATGAGGAAGAGGCAAAGCGTCTGCAGAAGAAGATTCAGAAGAACCAGTTTGATTTCAATGACTTCTATAATCAGATACAACAAATCAAGAAGATGGGTAATCTGAAAGATCTCGCTTCTATGATTCCTGGTGTAGGCAAGGCTATCCGTGATGTTGATATTGACGACAATGCTTTCAAGGGTATTGAGGCTATCATCCAGAGTATGACACCGAAGGAGCGTACAAATCCCGAGGTGCTCAATAACTCTCGTCGTCAGCGTATCGCCAAGGGGTCTGGTACCAACATACAGGAGGTGAACCGACTCATCAAACAGTTCGACCAGACCCGCAAGATGATGAAGATGGTTACAGGCTCGAAGATGGCTGGCATGATGGGTAGGATGAAGGGCATGCCAGGTATGCCGAATATGCCGAAGCTGTAA
- a CDS encoding DUF421 domain-containing protein, producing the protein MMDLIQPYIGIAVKLVTGMIGILAFLRITGKAQMGQLTPLDTVSAFVIGALVGGVLYNPDMSVGHLLFALAVWTAFNMLVRFAMRSARLRHFIKGESVFLVKNGVINFKNFKRNSLEMEQFRLLLRQKGIFSMFDVEDVLFEANGAVTVLSPGETSNSFLLVNNGEIIESSLDQCNRSQAWVLRTIKRNGFKSPADLFCMEWTPHKGFYFVTYEGNVKRGVEEIDADEIELDNAQV; encoded by the coding sequence ATGATGGATTTGATACAGCCCTATATAGGGATTGCCGTGAAACTTGTCACGGGTATGATTGGTATTCTTGCTTTCCTGCGTATAACTGGCAAGGCACAGATGGGACAGTTGACGCCACTTGATACTGTGAGTGCCTTTGTAATTGGTGCATTGGTCGGTGGTGTGTTGTATAATCCGGATATGTCCGTAGGGCACCTTCTGTTTGCCTTGGCAGTATGGACAGCCTTCAATATGCTTGTTCGTTTTGCAATGCGCTCTGCCCGTTTGCGCCATTTTATCAAAGGAGAGAGCGTTTTTCTTGTGAAGAATGGTGTCATCAACTTCAAGAATTTCAAGCGTAACAGTCTTGAGATGGAGCAGTTCCGATTGCTTTTGAGGCAGAAAGGCATCTTTTCCATGTTTGATGTTGAGGATGTTCTGTTTGAGGCAAATGGTGCTGTTACGGTACTTTCACCGGGAGAAACATCGAACTCGTTTCTGCTTGTGAATAATGGTGAGATTATAGAAAGCAGTCTGGACCAGTGTAACCGTTCTCAGGCATGGGTGCTGCGAACCATTAAGCGCAATGGTTTCAAAAGTCCTGCCGACCTGTTCTGTATGGAATGGACGCCTCATAAGGGATTTTATTTCGTTACTTATGAGGGAAATGTCAAGCGTGGAGTGGAAGAGATTGATGCGGATGAAATTGAGCTTGACAATGCGCAGGTATAG
- a CDS encoding DUF4339 domain-containing protein: MEYYISIDNEKRGPYSLNELAERNIQTTTLVMPTDGTDWVPAWQIEELRTLLEGKMPSNNQVQTEGMPFVEATPIVQPSPQEPPIQEQTAKKKSYTGCLVGIMLVFIALVAVLILTCPKPEQHKETLAGVITATVNDAVHDSDDITGNEVIDYAFRAISDVFASKVINAAVNNLVTVDNYVVCSLGKVHYHGEDHIVSLGLLGHIFTVDEDDLREAAEQYYKKSEINMKEQIRRKAHKILQENVISPATSAIEGLLGSALDGLLDGVGLGSEPSASGNGYQLPADSI; this comes from the coding sequence ATGGAATACTATATCAGCATTGACAACGAGAAGCGAGGTCCTTACAGCCTCAACGAATTAGCAGAGCGAAACATCCAGACCACAACCCTTGTAATGCCGACCGACGGCACAGACTGGGTTCCTGCCTGGCAGATTGAGGAGCTTCGCACGCTCCTGGAGGGCAAGATGCCTTCTAACAATCAGGTACAGACGGAAGGAATGCCTTTCGTGGAAGCCACACCTATTGTACAACCTTCACCACAAGAGCCTCCAATACAGGAACAGACTGCGAAGAAGAAAAGCTACACAGGCTGCTTAGTGGGTATTATGCTTGTATTTATTGCACTTGTTGCCGTATTAATTCTCACCTGCCCAAAGCCCGAACAGCACAAGGAAACGCTCGCAGGAGTCATAACGGCAACCGTGAATGATGCCGTCCACGACAGTGACGACATAACCGGCAACGAAGTTATTGACTATGCTTTCAGAGCCATCAGTGATGTCTTTGCCAGTAAGGTTATCAACGCTGCTGTCAATAACCTCGTAACGGTTGACAACTACGTGGTCTGCTCTCTCGGGAAAGTACATTATCACGGCGAGGATCATATCGTATCTTTAGGACTCTTAGGACATATCTTTACTGTTGACGAAGATGACCTCCGGGAAGCTGCAGAGCAGTATTACAAGAAATCAGAAATCAACATGAAGGAACAGATAAGGAGGAAAGCCCACAAGATACTGCAGGAGAACGTCATCTCACCGGCAACATCAGCCATAGAAGGGTTGCTGGGAAGTGCACTGGACGGACTACTGGATGGTGTCGGATTAGGTTCTGAACCGTCAGCATCGGGCAATGGCTATCAACTGCCAGCAGACTCCATCTAA
- a CDS encoding endonuclease/exonuclease/phosphatase family protein — protein MRILLTLLLTMTSLSAVAQDRLTIVELNAENLFDTRHDTLKNDHEFLPDSPRHWTRTKYWEKLNRIGQTIIACGEDSSGWHLPDIVGLCEVENDSVLFDLTRRSLLRKARYEYVMTASDDVRGIDVALLYSPFSFRLIKADTIHVVPLADMRPTRDILHVEGEIGSGDTLHVFLLHAPSRMGGELYSRPFRKHVMSRLCDVVDSLRSQHADPKLLVMGDFNDYADSPSLQLAYGHGLINVSSEAQGRNGAKGTYRYHGEWGSLDQMLVSKNLRSWVTGCRIHDAPFLLEEDTKYGGVKPRRNYNGMRYNNGFSDHLPLVLHLQH, from the coding sequence ATGCGCATATTGTTAACCCTTTTACTAACGATGACATCCTTGTCGGCGGTTGCTCAGGACCGTTTGACCATAGTGGAGCTGAATGCAGAAAACCTCTTTGATACCCGACATGACACGTTAAAGAATGACCATGAGTTCCTGCCCGACTCTCCCCGCCATTGGACACGTACCAAGTACTGGGAGAAACTGAACAGGATAGGGCAGACTATTATTGCCTGTGGCGAAGACAGCAGCGGCTGGCACTTGCCCGACATAGTGGGTTTATGTGAGGTTGAGAATGACAGTGTGCTTTTCGACCTCACCCGTCGCTCATTGCTTCGCAAGGCTCGTTACGAGTATGTAATGACGGCATCGGACGATGTGCGTGGTATTGACGTGGCATTGCTTTATTCCCCATTTTCTTTCCGCTTGATAAAAGCCGATACAATACATGTTGTTCCACTCGCTGATATGCGACCTACACGTGACATCCTGCACGTGGAAGGCGAGATTGGAAGCGGTGACACGCTGCACGTCTTTCTCCTTCATGCACCGAGTCGTATGGGCGGCGAGCTTTACTCCAGACCTTTCAGAAAGCATGTGATGAGTAGGCTGTGCGATGTGGTAGACTCTCTTCGTAGCCAGCATGCAGACCCAAAGCTGTTGGTGATGGGCGACTTCAATGATTATGCTGACAGTCCTTCGTTGCAGCTTGCATACGGCCATGGATTGATAAATGTGTCATCAGAGGCGCAAGGGCGCAACGGTGCCAAGGGAACTTATCGCTATCATGGGGAGTGGGGTAGCCTGGACCAGATGCTTGTGAGCAAGAATCTGCGCTCGTGGGTAACCGGCTGCCGTATTCATGATGCCCCGTTCCTGTTGGAGGAAGATACAAAATACGGCGGAGTAAAGCCCCGCCGTAATTATAATGGTATGCGTTATAACAATGGGTTCAGCGATCATCTGCCACTTGTCCTGCACCTTCAGCATTGA
- a CDS encoding prephenate dehydrogenase: protein MKILIMGAGKMGSFFIDLLSFDHEVAAYEKDARRLRFTYNCQRFTTLEEVKAFQPELVINAVTVKYTIPAFEEVLPVLSKDCIISDISSVKTGLKDWYDQCGHPYVSTHPMFGPTFANLNQLSEENAIIISEGDYMGRIFFKDLYQKLDLNIYEYSFEEHDRTVAYSLSIPFVSTFVFAAVMKHQDAPGTTFKRHMRIAKGVLNEDDYLLQEILFNPYTYDQVAQIRTELKELLQIIDDKDAAGMKAYLTKIRSHVARDIGIKQ, encoded by the coding sequence ATGAAAATATTGATTATGGGAGCAGGAAAGATGGGAAGTTTCTTCATTGACCTGCTTAGTTTCGACCACGAAGTGGCGGCATACGAGAAGGATGCACGCCGACTTCGCTTTACATATAACTGTCAGCGGTTTACAACATTGGAGGAAGTGAAAGCCTTTCAGCCGGAACTTGTCATCAATGCGGTGACGGTGAAATATACGATACCTGCTTTTGAAGAGGTGCTGCCGGTATTGTCAAAGGATTGTATCATATCAGATATCAGTTCGGTGAAGACAGGCTTGAAAGACTGGTATGACCAGTGCGGACATCCCTATGTGTCAACTCACCCGATGTTCGGTCCAACCTTTGCCAATCTCAATCAGCTGAGTGAAGAGAACGCCATCATCATCAGCGAGGGAGATTACATGGGGCGGATATTCTTCAAAGACCTCTATCAGAAACTGGACTTGAACATCTACGAGTACAGCTTCGAGGAACACGACAGGACGGTGGCTTACTCGCTGAGCATCCCGTTCGTCTCAACCTTCGTCTTTGCTGCAGTGATGAAGCATCAGGATGCGCCGGGCACAACTTTCAAGCGGCACATGCGTATAGCAAAAGGTGTACTGAATGAGGATGATTACCTGCTCCAGGAGATTCTTTTCAATCCTTACACCTATGATCAGGTGGCACAGATTCGTACAGAGCTGAAGGAGTTGCTGCAGATAATCGACGATAAAGATGCTGCGGGAATGAAGGCATATCTGACGAAAATACGTAGTCATGTGGCACGTGACATCGGGATAAAACAATGA
- a CDS encoding bifunctional 3-deoxy-7-phosphoheptulonate synthase/chorismate mutase type II — MELELEPLRLPSDKERPIVIAGPCSAETEDQVLSTARSLAAKGCHIFRAGIWKPRTKPGGFEGNGEPALPWMKQVKEETGMLISTEVATPEHVELALKYDMDVLWVGARTSANPFAMQALADAMQGVDIPVLVKNPVNPDLELWIGALQRLNQAGLKRLGVIHRGFSSYDKKIYRNVPMWQIPIELRRRIPGLPIICDPSHIGGRRDLIAPLCQQAMDLGFDGLIVESHCNPDKAWSDAKQQVTPDILDYILSLLVVRDHTSTTEGLRLLRAQIDEIDNSLMGLLAKRFRICREIGTFKKEHNMTVLQSGRYSEILEKRGAQASLCGMDASFAAQVFELIHEESVRQQLEIVNK; from the coding sequence ATGGAATTAGAGTTAGAGCCTTTAAGACTTCCGAGCGATAAGGAACGCCCGATAGTCATTGCGGGTCCCTGTTCGGCTGAAACAGAAGACCAGGTGTTGTCTACGGCACGCAGTCTTGCAGCAAAAGGTTGCCATATTTTCCGTGCTGGTATATGGAAACCGCGCACGAAGCCGGGTGGATTTGAGGGCAATGGCGAGCCTGCTTTGCCTTGGATGAAGCAGGTGAAGGAAGAGACGGGGATGCTGATTTCAACAGAAGTGGCTACTCCCGAACATGTAGAGCTGGCTTTGAAATATGACATGGACGTCCTTTGGGTGGGCGCAAGAACTTCTGCCAATCCCTTTGCCATGCAGGCTTTGGCTGATGCTATGCAGGGCGTTGACATCCCGGTATTGGTAAAGAATCCTGTAAATCCCGATCTTGAATTGTGGATTGGTGCTCTTCAGCGTCTCAATCAGGCTGGCTTGAAGCGGCTGGGTGTAATTCATCGTGGCTTTTCAAGCTATGACAAGAAGATTTACCGTAATGTTCCTATGTGGCAGATACCTATTGAGTTACGCCGAAGGATACCGGGACTTCCCATCATCTGTGATCCAAGTCATATCGGTGGTCGCCGTGATTTGATAGCACCGCTATGCCAGCAGGCAATGGACTTGGGCTTTGACGGTCTGATAGTTGAGAGCCATTGCAATCCTGATAAGGCGTGGAGTGATGCCAAACAGCAGGTTACTCCTGACATTCTTGACTATATCCTCTCGCTTCTTGTGGTACGTGATCATACCTCAACGACCGAAGGACTTCGTCTTCTCCGTGCGCAGATAGACGAGATAGACAATTCCTTGATGGGACTTCTTGCCAAGCGTTTCCGCATCTGCCGTGAGATAGGAACCTTCAAGAAGGAACATAATATGACCGTTCTGCAGTCTGGCAGATACAGTGAAATCCTTGAGAAGCGTGGTGCACAGGCAAGCCTTTGTGGCATGGATGCCAGCTTTGCTGCCCAGGTCTTCGAGTTGATTCACGAGGAAAGTGTACGCCAGCAGTTGGAGATTGTGAATAAGTAG
- a CDS encoding pyridoxal phosphate-dependent aminotransferase gives MIQPANRVNEVQEYYFSRKLKEVAKMNADGQDIISLAIGSPDMPPSKQTVDKLCEVARETTGHGYQPTIGTAELRSAMAGFYKRWYGVEVDAGTEVQPLIGSKEGILHVTLAFVNPSEQVLVPNPGYPTYTALSRLLGAEVVTYDLREDNGWQPDFEALERMDLSRVRLMWTNYPNMPTGGKACRETYERLVDFARRHGIVVVNDNPYSFILNEGEKLSLLQVPGAKDCCIELNSMSKAYNMPGWRVGMCISNPTFISWILKVKSNIDSGTFRGIQLAAAEAMNTSTDEWHQQYNIEIYRRRRLIAEEIMSLLGCRFDKSQVGMFLWGKIPEKYAGVEELTERVLHEARVFIAPGFIFGSNGSRYVRISLCAKEDKMAEARERITSLEW, from the coding sequence ATGATACAACCGGCAAATCGTGTGAATGAAGTACAGGAATACTACTTCTCACGCAAACTGAAGGAAGTGGCGAAGATGAATGCTGACGGGCAGGATATTATCTCCTTGGCTATCGGCAGCCCTGATATGCCACCCTCAAAGCAAACAGTTGACAAGCTCTGTGAGGTTGCCAGAGAGACAACTGGGCATGGCTATCAGCCTACGATTGGTACAGCAGAACTACGTTCAGCGATGGCTGGCTTTTATAAACGTTGGTATGGCGTTGAAGTAGATGCCGGAACAGAAGTCCAGCCGCTCATCGGTTCAAAGGAAGGTATCCTGCACGTCACCTTGGCTTTCGTTAATCCCAGTGAGCAGGTGTTGGTTCCGAATCCCGGTTATCCCACTTACACCGCCCTTTCCCGACTGCTTGGTGCAGAGGTTGTGACCTACGACTTGAGAGAGGACAATGGCTGGCAGCCTGATTTTGAAGCATTGGAGCGGATGGACTTGAGCCGTGTCCGTCTGATGTGGACCAATTATCCGAATATGCCCACTGGTGGAAAAGCCTGCCGTGAAACCTATGAGCGGTTAGTAGACTTTGCCCGTCGGCACGGAATCGTCGTGGTAAATGATAATCCCTATTCATTTATCCTTAACGAAGGCGAGAAGTTGAGTCTGCTGCAAGTGCCTGGTGCAAAGGACTGTTGTATAGAGTTAAATTCCATGTCAAAGGCTTATAATATGCCTGGATGGCGTGTTGGAATGTGCATTAGTAACCCGACATTCATTTCGTGGATTCTGAAGGTGAAGAGCAACATTGACTCCGGTACCTTCCGGGGCATACAGTTGGCAGCTGCAGAAGCAATGAATACGAGTACGGACGAGTGGCATCAGCAATATAATATAGAGATTTATCGCCGGCGTCGGCTGATAGCTGAGGAGATAATGAGCCTCTTGGGCTGTCGTTTCGATAAGTCGCAGGTGGGTATGTTCCTCTGGGGAAAGATTCCGGAGAAGTATGCTGGCGTGGAAGAACTGACCGAACGTGTATTGCACGAAGCACGTGTGTTTATCGCTCCGGGCTTCATCTTTGGCAGTAATGGCAGTAGGTATGTGCGCATCTCGCTGTGTGCAAAGGAGGATAAGATGGCTGAGGCACGTGAACGTATCACTTCCTTGGAATGGTAA
- a CDS encoding prephenate dehydratase, with protein MKRIAIQGERGSFHDIAAHAYFTDEQVQLTCCTTFEEVFEKVGEDPTAIAMLAIENTIAGSLLHNYELLRASGTTVVGEQRLHIQHCICCLPDDDWSTVVEVHSHPVALMQCRSFLGNHPGIKAVEAEDTAGAAAYIAQKQCRGWAAICSAEAARLYGMKILEDSIEDNKHNFTRFLVACHPHKADFLRPLTEVDKASIVFSLPHEEGSLSKVLTILSFYDINLTKIQSLPVIGHEWEYLFYVDLTFDNLTRYRQSIDAITPLVKSIKILGEYREH; from the coding sequence ATGAAACGAATAGCTATACAAGGAGAAAGGGGAAGTTTTCACGACATTGCTGCCCATGCGTATTTTACGGATGAGCAGGTACAGCTCACTTGCTGTACTACCTTTGAAGAGGTATTCGAGAAGGTGGGAGAAGACCCGACAGCAATTGCTATGCTTGCCATAGAGAATACGATTGCAGGCAGCTTGTTGCATAACTACGAACTCCTGCGGGCATCTGGGACGACAGTGGTTGGCGAGCAACGTCTGCACATCCAGCACTGCATCTGCTGTCTGCCCGATGATGACTGGTCAACGGTTGTCGAGGTCCATTCCCATCCCGTTGCACTTATGCAGTGCCGTTCATTCCTTGGTAATCACCCCGGTATCAAAGCCGTTGAGGCAGAAGATACTGCCGGTGCTGCTGCCTATATAGCCCAGAAGCAGTGCCGTGGTTGGGCTGCTATCTGCTCGGCAGAGGCAGCAAGGCTCTATGGGATGAAGATACTTGAGGATTCGATAGAAGACAACAAGCATAACTTCACACGTTTCCTTGTTGCCTGCCATCCGCATAAAGCTGATTTCCTGCGTCCGCTGACTGAGGTTGACAAGGCGAGCATCGTCTTTTCTCTTCCGCATGAGGAAGGGTCGCTGAGCAAGGTGCTGACCATCCTTTCTTTCTATGACATCAATCTTACGAAAATCCAGTCCTTGCCTGTTATCGGGCACGAATGGGAGTATCTCTTCTATGTTGACCTGACCTTTGATAATCTCACCCGCTATCGTCAGTCGATAGATGCTATTACCCCCTTGGTAAAAAGTATCAAGATTCTGGGAGAGTACAGGGAACATTAG
- a CDS encoding aldose epimerase family protein, producing MKHLHAILTAAMLGVVLCSYAQEQKLFRLVNGNGMEAVISNYGARLVSLTAHNWNGRLEPVIKGYVNKEEYLKDRSLGATLIYFGKNNEETLSGKTWELVSSDNQSVSLRYVTAEGENGLDGKLNVTVTYTLSDQNALDVDYRIATTAETRLEVTNGICFNLSGEMHRSILKQHLWIDAFQTNTYNQQRRLTGVLQRIRNTPLDFTKPREIGERIKRTHNGYDNAYQLRHPDNMQKPAAILFDAQSGRAMTVYSSEPTLSINTYGKESCGISLQPLHAGYNSGMEKIGNELHPGQVFHGATVFFFTTDPPLIMRAK from the coding sequence ATGAAACATTTACATGCAATACTGACAGCAGCAATGCTTGGCGTTGTACTCTGTTCATACGCACAGGAACAAAAGCTGTTCCGACTTGTCAACGGGAATGGCATGGAGGCGGTTATCAGCAACTACGGTGCACGCCTTGTATCGCTCACCGCCCATAACTGGAATGGAAGGCTGGAGCCTGTCATAAAGGGATATGTCAACAAGGAAGAATACTTGAAAGACAGGAGTCTGGGTGCTACGCTCATCTACTTCGGAAAGAACAATGAGGAGACGCTATCGGGAAAGACATGGGAGCTTGTCAGCTCTGACAATCAATCAGTCTCTTTACGATATGTGACAGCAGAAGGAGAAAACGGACTGGACGGAAAGCTGAACGTCACTGTTACCTATACCCTATCCGACCAGAATGCACTTGACGTGGACTATCGTATAGCCACTACCGCCGAGACAAGGTTAGAAGTGACTAACGGAATCTGCTTTAACCTGTCGGGAGAAATGCACCGTTCTATCCTCAAGCAGCACCTGTGGATAGATGCCTTTCAGACAAATACCTACAACCAGCAAAGACGGCTGACAGGTGTGCTGCAACGCATAAGGAACACACCTCTCGACTTTACCAAGCCAAGGGAAATCGGCGAGCGTATCAAGAGAACACACAACGGGTATGACAATGCCTATCAGCTGCGTCATCCCGACAACATGCAGAAGCCTGCAGCTATCCTTTTCGATGCACAGAGCGGGCGCGCCATGACGGTCTACTCAAGTGAACCGACTCTCAGTATCAATACTTATGGTAAGGAAAGTTGTGGTATCTCGCTGCAACCTCTCCACGCCGGATATAACAGCGGCATGGAAAAGATTGGTAACGAACTGCATCCGGGACAAGTGTTCCACGGTGCTACAGTATTCTTCTTTACCACCGACCCTCCATTGATTATGCGGGCAAAGTAA